One genomic region from Gopherus flavomarginatus isolate rGopFla2 chromosome 20, rGopFla2.mat.asm, whole genome shotgun sequence encodes:
- the LOC127038000 gene encoding transmembrane protein 258-like: MELEAMSRYTSPVNPAVFPHLTVVLLAIGMFFTAWFFVFEVTSSKYTRDIYKELLISLVASLFMGFGVLFLLLWVGIYV, from the coding sequence ATGGAGCTCGAGGCCATGAGCAGATACACCAGCCCGGTGAACCCGGCTGTGTTCCCGCACCTCACCGTGGTGCTGCTGGCCATTGGCATGTTCTTCACTGCCTGGTTCTTCGTCTTTGAAGTGACTTCCAGTAAGTACACACGGGACATCTACAAGGAACTGCTTATCTCTCTGGTGGCTTCACTTTTCATGGGCTTTGGAGTTCTCTTCTTGCTGTTGTGGGTCGGTATCTATGTGTGA
- the LOC127038001 gene encoding transmembrane protein 258-like, with protein sequence MELEAMSRYTSPVNPAVFPHLTVVLLAIGMFFTAWFFIYEVTSSKYTWDIYKELLISLVASLFMGFGVLFLLLWVGIYV encoded by the coding sequence ATGGAGCTCGAGGCCATGAGCAGATACACCAGCCCGGTGAACCCGGCTGTGTTCCCACACCTCACCGTGGTGCTGCTGGCCATTGGCATGTTCTTCACTGCCTGGTTCTTCATCTATGAAGTGACTTCCAGTAAGTACACATGGGACATCTACAAGGAACTGCTTATCTCTCTGGTGGCTTCACTTTTCATGGGCTTTGGAGTTCTCTTCTTGCTGTTGTGGGTCGGTATCTATGTGTGA